A stretch of the Argentina anserina chromosome 6, drPotAnse1.1, whole genome shotgun sequence genome encodes the following:
- the LOC126796862 gene encoding protein ABSCISIC ACID-INSENSITIVE 5: TGMGGVSESEMMSHSREDSPLQSDQHGNKNNQLFTSLGRQSSIYSLTLDEFQHALCENGKNFGSMNMDEFLNSIWTAEENQAINSTHHNHSNNIDANRLNNISNSNVQHLSLSEISTEKKGMIAKQPSLARQGSLTLPPPLCRKTVDEVWSEIHKGQKAQAQQQQNSNHNKSNDGAQNSEYAVRQPTFGEITLEDFLVKAGVVREPDSLLVSSLPPQSQQQQYGMVGQSFMMGMGANANANTCTTPVLPNYQTIPQSGGAVGESSGYATNGKRNGAFPPPPSQGVCFSGRMVNGGSGYAPTQPIGMATPVSPVSSDEMCANQIDNSGGQYGMDMGALRGRKRIVDGPVEKVVERRQRRMIKNRESAARSRARKQAYTVELEAELNQLREENANLKQALAELEMKRKQQYCEEVRKRAQSRAQKAMEKLWMLKRSHSCAV; the protein is encoded by the exons ACAGGAATGGGTGGTGTCTCAGAGTCTGAAATGATGTCCCACAGCAGAGAGGATTCGCCATTGCAGTCTGACCAACATGGCAATAAGAACAACCAACTATTCACGTCCTTAGGAAGACAGTCTTCCATATACTCTCTCACTCTCGATGAGTTCCAACATGCTCTATGTGAGAACGGCAAAAATTTCGGGTCTATGAACATGGATGAATTCCTCAACAGCATTTGGACAGCTGAAGAAAATCAAGCTATCAACTCCACCCACCACAACCACAGTAATAACATCGATGCAAACCGCCTTAACAACATAAGCAATAGCAATGTTCAGCACCTCTCTTTAAGTGAGATCAGTACGGAAAAAAAGGGCATGATTGCCAAGCAGCCAAGCTTGGCACGTCAGGGTTCACTCACACTTCCCCCACCATTATGCAGGAAGACGGTGGATGAAGTTTGGTCTGAAATTCATAAGGGGCAGAAGGCACAAGCTCAGCAACAACAGAACAGTAACCACAACAAGAGCAATGATGGTGCTCAAAATTCCGAGTATGCCGTTCGCCAACCCACATTTGGGGAGATAACGTTAGAGGATTTTTTAGTAAAAGCCGGGGTGGTTCGTGAACCAGATTCACTGTTAGTGTCTTCCCTTCCTCCTCAATCTCAACAGCAACAGTATGGCATGGTGGGGCAAAGTTTTATGATGGGAATGGGTGCAAATGCTAATGCTAACACTTGTACTACTCCTGTCCTTCCCAATTACCAAACCATCCCTCAGAGTGGTGGCGCGGTCGGAGAGTCATCCGGGTATGCCACAAATGGCAAGAGGAATGGGGCATTCCCTCCACCACCGTCACAGGGAGTTTGTTTTAGTGGGAGAATGGTGAATGGTGGCAGCGGCTATGCCCCTACACAGCCAATTGGGATGGCTACTCCTGTGAGTCCAGTGTCATCTGATGAGATGTGTGCGAATCAGATCGATAACTCGGGGGGCCAATATGGCATGGATATGGGTGCACTGAGGGGAAGAAAGAGAATTGTAGATGGTCCAGTGGAGAAGGTGGTGGAGAGGAGGCAGAGAAGGATGATCAAGAATAGAGAGTCTGCCGCAAGGTCTAGAGCAAGGAAACAG GCATACACAGTTGAATTGGAGGCAGAACTAAACCAACTAAGAGAAGAGAACGCGAACCTTAAACAGGCACTG GCTGAGCTTGAGATGAAACGGAAGCAGCAG taCTGTGAGGAAGTGAGAAAAAGAGCTCAAAGCAGGGCGCAGAAAGCCATGGAGAAGCTGTGGATGCTAAAGAGGAGTCACAGTTGCGCTGTGTGA